A window of Primulina huaijiensis isolate GDHJ02 chromosome 9, ASM1229523v2, whole genome shotgun sequence contains these coding sequences:
- the LOC140984229 gene encoding K(+) efflux antiporter 2, chloroplastic-like isoform X1 — protein sequence MKCLGVMDIACSVSRSNVIYGVEAVDFRESEHLNLTTNLKYGRCKFFGDSRLLLKAHSGKKLKKNIRYCPRAASPRFLDEDTFWLWCHRSVGSSFYRCGNIFKTPRPVGLSQCQGNESVAYIYGNGSDVKVGETGNAEAGFESIASMEISGEGVEAADLDELRDLLEKAVKELEVTRNNSAIFEEKAQQISEASILLKDEAAKAWGDVHDALSNVQEILNEEASAKEGVQKATTALSVAEAKLQDLMNSQKIATEKIGFPKYSEENDSEFEIEGEESSEEEALLAAQHDITKCREQLVNCEAELRKVQSRKEELQKEVDRLNTVAEQSQIKVSKAEEDVANIMLLAEQAVALELEAAQRVDEAYIALQRAEKNIDLLSLAAVDFEQTVTDLVSLESPTDDAVEKDREVQTELVEILELKEHILLDESEKESEELNAGLSEDIEADTEKLKTIQNKIQEMQKESTRESSPLSTPKALLKKSSRFFSASYFSFAADGEEFTPASVFHGVVESARKHLSKLVVGSLIVGAGITLYINRGEKISQLFKQPDIMTTSIDEVSTTAKPLVRKLRNLPQKMKKLMDMLPHQEINEEEASLLDVLWLLLASVIFVPTFQKIPGGSPVLGYLVAGILIGPYGLSIIRNVHATKAIAEFGVVFLLFNIGLELSVERLSSMKKYVFGLGSAQVLVTAVVVGVVARYVSGLPGPAAIVIGNGIALSSTAVVLQVLQERGESTSRHGRATFSVLLFQDLAVVVLLILIPLISPSSSKGGVGFQAIAEALGLAAVKAVVAISAIIAGGRLLLRPVYKQIAENQNAEIFSANTLLVILATSLLTARAGLSMALGAFLAGLLLAETEFSLQVESDIAPYRGLLLGLFFMTVGMSIDPKLLVSNFPVIAGSLGLLIAGKTILVALVGRIFGISMVSAIRVGLLLAPGGEFAFVAFGEAVNQGIMSSQLSSLLFLVVGISMALTPWLAAGGQLIASRFELQDVRSLLPDENETDDLQDHIIICGFGRVGQIIAQLLSERLIPFVALDVRSDRVSVGRALDLPVYFGDAGSREVLHKIGAERACAAAVTLDSPGANYRAVWALSKYFPNVKTFVRAHDVDHGLNLEKAGATAVVPETLEPSLQLAAAVLAQAKLPTSEIAATINEFRTRHLSELTELSETSGSSLGYGFSGTMSKPKSQHSDSSDENQLLEGTLAI from the exons ATGAAATGCTTAG GAGTGATGGACATCGCGTGTAGTGTATCTAGATCAAATGTGATTTACGGAGTTGAAGCTGTAGATTTCAGGGAATCAGAACACTTGAATTTGACAACAAATTTGAAGTACGGTCGCTGTAAATTTTTTGGAGATTCAAGGCTTCTGTTAAAAGCACATTCAGGAAAGAAGCTGAAGAAAAACATTAGATATTGTCCTCGTGCTGCTAGTCCACGTTTTCTCGATGAAGACACTTTTTGGTTGTGGTGTCATAGATCTGTTGGCTCTTCTTTTTATAGATgtggaaatatttttaaaactccAAGGCCTGTCGGTTTGTCACAGTGTCAGGGAAATGAATCGGTAGCTTATATATATGGAAATGGAAGTGATGTAAAAGTGGGTGAGACTGGAAATGCTGAGGCAGGCTTCGAATCTATCGCCTCCATGGAAATATCAGGGGAAGGAGTGGAGGCTGCAGATTTGGATGAACTGAGGGACCTGTTGGAGAAAGCTGTAAAAGAGTTGGAAGTTACACGCAATAACAGCGCAATTTTTGAGGAAAAGGCTCAGCAAATATCAGAAGCTTCTATATTGTTGAAGGATGAGGCTGCAAAAGCATGGGGTGATGTACATGATGCCCTTAGTAATGTACAAGAAATTTTAAATGAAGAGGCTTCTGCTAAAGAAGGTGTCCAGAAGGCAACAACTGCCCTTTCTGTGGCTGAGGCTAAACTCCAAGATCTTATGAATTCACAGAAAATTGCAACTGAAAAAATTGGTTTTCCTAAATATTCTGAAGAAAATGATTCCGAGTTTGAAATTGAAGGGGAAGAATCAAGTGAAGAGGAAGCACTCTTGGCTGCACAGCATGACATAACAAAGTGTCGAGAACAATTGGTAAATTGTGAGGCCGAACTCAGAAAGGTTCAAAGCAGGAAAGAAGAGTTGCAGAAGGAAGTGGACAGGTTGAACACGGTTGCAGAGCAATCACAAATCAAAGTTTCTAAAGCAGAGGAAGATGTGGCAAACATAATGCTTTTAGCAGAGCAAGCTGTTGCTCTTGAACTTGAGGCTGCACAACGTGTCGATGAAGCATATATTGCACTACAGAGGGCAGAGAAGAACATTGATCTTTTGAGTCTCGCTGCAGTGGATTTTGAGCAAACTGTCACTGATCTGGTATCTTTAGAAAGTCCTACAGATGATGCTGTTGAGAAAGATAGAGAGGTGCAAACCGAATTAGTGGAGATACTTGAGCTGAAGGAACATATTTTATTGGATGAGAGTGAAAAAGAGAGTGAAGAGTTAAATGCAGGCTTATCAGAGGACATTGAAGCAGATACGGAGAAGTTAAAAACTATTCAGAATAAGATACAGGAAATGCAGAAGGAATCAACTAGGGAGAGTTCTCCTTTAAGCACTCCCAAAGCATTATTGAAGAAATCATCCCGATTCTTTTCTGCATCATATTTCTCTTTTGCTGCGGATGGGGAAGAGTTTACCCCAGCTTCAGTTTTTCACGGTGTAGTGGAGTCTGCTCGTAAGCACTTGTCCAAGTTGGTCGTTGGGTCACTGATTGTTGGAGCAGG AATTACCTTATACATCAATCGAGGTGAAAAGATCTCCCAGCTATTTAAGCAACCAGACATAATGACCACTAGCATTGATGAAGTGTCAACTACAGCAAAGCCTCTGGTCAGGAAATTGAGAAATCTTCCTCAGAAAATGAAGAAACTAATGGACATGCTTCCTCATCAAGAG ATAAATGAGGAGGAAGCCTCATTGCTTGATGTGTTATGGTTACTACTTGCGAGTGTTATATTTGTTCCCACATTCCAGAAAATCCCTGGAG GCAGTCCTGTCCTTGGATATCTAGTCGCTGGGATCTTAATTGGTCCCTATGGTCTCTCTATTATTCGCAATGTACATGCAACTAAGGCAATAGCTGAGTTTGGAGTTGTCTTCTTGCTATTCAATATTGGCCTTGAG CTCTCTGTTGAAAGACTAAGTTCAATGAAGAAATATGTTTTTGGATTGGGCTCTGCTCAG GTCTTGGTCACAGCTGTGGTTGTTGGGGTGGTTGCTCGATATGTGTCTGGGCTGCCTGGTCCTGCTGCAATTGTCATAGGGAATGGCATTGCATTATCTTCAACCGCGGTTGTGCTACAG GTACTTCAAGAACGTGGAGAGAGTACATCACGGCATGGGAGAGCTACGTTTTCTGTGTTACTCTTCCAG gaTTTGGCAGTGGTGGTTTTGCTTATACTAATACCACTTATTTCACCGAGTTCATCCAAGGGAGGG GTTGGTTTCCAAGCCATTGCTGAAGCTCTTGGATTGGCTGCTGTGAAGGCAGTAGTTGCCATCTCAGCCATAATTGCTGGAGGACGATTG CTGCTTCGCCCAGTTTACAAGCAAATCGCTGAGAATCAAAATGCAGAAATATTTTCTGCGAATACACTTCTAGTCATCCTGGCAACCAGTCTGCTAACTGCCAGG GCTGGCCTTTCAATGGCTTTAGGAGCATTTTTGGCTGGCTTGCTTTTGGCGGAAACCGAATTCTCATTACAGGTTGAATCCGATATTGCACCGTACCGTGGTCTCCTATTGGGTCTATTCTTTATGACG GTTGGAATGTCCATTGATCCAAAACTTCTAGTTTCAAACTTCCCAGTTATTGCCGGATCATTGGGGCTTTTAATTGCTGGGAAGACCATCTTGGTTGCACTTGTTGGCAGAATATTTGGTATTTCAATGGTATCTGCGATAAGAGTTGGCCTTCTACTTGCACCTGGTGGAGAATTTGCATTTGTAGCATTTGGTGAAGCTGTTAACCAG GGTATAATGTCTTCCCAGTTGTCATCATTGCTGTTTCTCGTGGTTGGAATTTCAATGGCTCTCACACCATGGTTAGCTGCTGGAGGCCAATTGATAGCTTCTCGCTTTGAACTGCAGGATGTTCGAAGTCTATTACCTGATGAAAATGAG ACAGATGATCTACAAGACCATATAATTATATGTGGCTTTGGACGTGTTGGTCAG ATTATTGCCCAGCTTCTTTCAGAGCGACTGATTCCTTTTGTTGCTCTTGACGTAAGAAG TGATCGAGTTTCTGTTGGACGTGCACTTGACCTTCCTGTATACTTTGGTGATGCGGGTAGTCGAGAG GTCCTCCACAAAATTGGTGCTGAAAGAGCATGTGCTGCTGCAGTAACTTTAGATAGTCCTGGCGCAAATTATAGAGCTGTCTGGGCTTTAAGCAAGTATTTTCCAAACGTGAAAACATTTGTCCGTGCTCACGATGTTGATCATGGCCTAAATTTAGAGAAAGCTGGGGCAACTGCA GTTGTTCCCGAGACTTTGGAACCTAGTTTGCAATTGGCAGCTGCTGTCCTTGCACAA GCCAAATTACCAACATCAGAGATAGCAGCTACAATCAATGAATTCAGAACCCGCCATCTCTCCGAGCTCACAGAG CTTTCTGAAACGAGTGGAAGCTCACTTGGTTACGGGTTTTCCGGAACGATGAGTAAACCTAAATCTCAGCATTCTGATTCTTCGGACGAGAACCAACTACTTGAAGGAACGCTAGCAATATGA
- the LOC140984229 gene encoding K(+) efflux antiporter 2, chloroplastic-like isoform X2, producing the protein MDIACSVSRSNVIYGVEAVDFRESEHLNLTTNLKYGRCKFFGDSRLLLKAHSGKKLKKNIRYCPRAASPRFLDEDTFWLWCHRSVGSSFYRCGNIFKTPRPVGLSQCQGNESVAYIYGNGSDVKVGETGNAEAGFESIASMEISGEGVEAADLDELRDLLEKAVKELEVTRNNSAIFEEKAQQISEASILLKDEAAKAWGDVHDALSNVQEILNEEASAKEGVQKATTALSVAEAKLQDLMNSQKIATEKIGFPKYSEENDSEFEIEGEESSEEEALLAAQHDITKCREQLVNCEAELRKVQSRKEELQKEVDRLNTVAEQSQIKVSKAEEDVANIMLLAEQAVALELEAAQRVDEAYIALQRAEKNIDLLSLAAVDFEQTVTDLVSLESPTDDAVEKDREVQTELVEILELKEHILLDESEKESEELNAGLSEDIEADTEKLKTIQNKIQEMQKESTRESSPLSTPKALLKKSSRFFSASYFSFAADGEEFTPASVFHGVVESARKHLSKLVVGSLIVGAGITLYINRGEKISQLFKQPDIMTTSIDEVSTTAKPLVRKLRNLPQKMKKLMDMLPHQEINEEEASLLDVLWLLLASVIFVPTFQKIPGGSPVLGYLVAGILIGPYGLSIIRNVHATKAIAEFGVVFLLFNIGLELSVERLSSMKKYVFGLGSAQVLVTAVVVGVVARYVSGLPGPAAIVIGNGIALSSTAVVLQVLQERGESTSRHGRATFSVLLFQDLAVVVLLILIPLISPSSSKGGVGFQAIAEALGLAAVKAVVAISAIIAGGRLLLRPVYKQIAENQNAEIFSANTLLVILATSLLTARAGLSMALGAFLAGLLLAETEFSLQVESDIAPYRGLLLGLFFMTVGMSIDPKLLVSNFPVIAGSLGLLIAGKTILVALVGRIFGISMVSAIRVGLLLAPGGEFAFVAFGEAVNQGIMSSQLSSLLFLVVGISMALTPWLAAGGQLIASRFELQDVRSLLPDENETDDLQDHIIICGFGRVGQIIAQLLSERLIPFVALDVRSDRVSVGRALDLPVYFGDAGSREVLHKIGAERACAAAVTLDSPGANYRAVWALSKYFPNVKTFVRAHDVDHGLNLEKAGATAVVPETLEPSLQLAAAVLAQAKLPTSEIAATINEFRTRHLSELTELSETSGSSLGYGFSGTMSKPKSQHSDSSDENQLLEGTLAI; encoded by the exons ATGGACATCGCGTGTAGTGTATCTAGATCAAATGTGATTTACGGAGTTGAAGCTGTAGATTTCAGGGAATCAGAACACTTGAATTTGACAACAAATTTGAAGTACGGTCGCTGTAAATTTTTTGGAGATTCAAGGCTTCTGTTAAAAGCACATTCAGGAAAGAAGCTGAAGAAAAACATTAGATATTGTCCTCGTGCTGCTAGTCCACGTTTTCTCGATGAAGACACTTTTTGGTTGTGGTGTCATAGATCTGTTGGCTCTTCTTTTTATAGATgtggaaatatttttaaaactccAAGGCCTGTCGGTTTGTCACAGTGTCAGGGAAATGAATCGGTAGCTTATATATATGGAAATGGAAGTGATGTAAAAGTGGGTGAGACTGGAAATGCTGAGGCAGGCTTCGAATCTATCGCCTCCATGGAAATATCAGGGGAAGGAGTGGAGGCTGCAGATTTGGATGAACTGAGGGACCTGTTGGAGAAAGCTGTAAAAGAGTTGGAAGTTACACGCAATAACAGCGCAATTTTTGAGGAAAAGGCTCAGCAAATATCAGAAGCTTCTATATTGTTGAAGGATGAGGCTGCAAAAGCATGGGGTGATGTACATGATGCCCTTAGTAATGTACAAGAAATTTTAAATGAAGAGGCTTCTGCTAAAGAAGGTGTCCAGAAGGCAACAACTGCCCTTTCTGTGGCTGAGGCTAAACTCCAAGATCTTATGAATTCACAGAAAATTGCAACTGAAAAAATTGGTTTTCCTAAATATTCTGAAGAAAATGATTCCGAGTTTGAAATTGAAGGGGAAGAATCAAGTGAAGAGGAAGCACTCTTGGCTGCACAGCATGACATAACAAAGTGTCGAGAACAATTGGTAAATTGTGAGGCCGAACTCAGAAAGGTTCAAAGCAGGAAAGAAGAGTTGCAGAAGGAAGTGGACAGGTTGAACACGGTTGCAGAGCAATCACAAATCAAAGTTTCTAAAGCAGAGGAAGATGTGGCAAACATAATGCTTTTAGCAGAGCAAGCTGTTGCTCTTGAACTTGAGGCTGCACAACGTGTCGATGAAGCATATATTGCACTACAGAGGGCAGAGAAGAACATTGATCTTTTGAGTCTCGCTGCAGTGGATTTTGAGCAAACTGTCACTGATCTGGTATCTTTAGAAAGTCCTACAGATGATGCTGTTGAGAAAGATAGAGAGGTGCAAACCGAATTAGTGGAGATACTTGAGCTGAAGGAACATATTTTATTGGATGAGAGTGAAAAAGAGAGTGAAGAGTTAAATGCAGGCTTATCAGAGGACATTGAAGCAGATACGGAGAAGTTAAAAACTATTCAGAATAAGATACAGGAAATGCAGAAGGAATCAACTAGGGAGAGTTCTCCTTTAAGCACTCCCAAAGCATTATTGAAGAAATCATCCCGATTCTTTTCTGCATCATATTTCTCTTTTGCTGCGGATGGGGAAGAGTTTACCCCAGCTTCAGTTTTTCACGGTGTAGTGGAGTCTGCTCGTAAGCACTTGTCCAAGTTGGTCGTTGGGTCACTGATTGTTGGAGCAGG AATTACCTTATACATCAATCGAGGTGAAAAGATCTCCCAGCTATTTAAGCAACCAGACATAATGACCACTAGCATTGATGAAGTGTCAACTACAGCAAAGCCTCTGGTCAGGAAATTGAGAAATCTTCCTCAGAAAATGAAGAAACTAATGGACATGCTTCCTCATCAAGAG ATAAATGAGGAGGAAGCCTCATTGCTTGATGTGTTATGGTTACTACTTGCGAGTGTTATATTTGTTCCCACATTCCAGAAAATCCCTGGAG GCAGTCCTGTCCTTGGATATCTAGTCGCTGGGATCTTAATTGGTCCCTATGGTCTCTCTATTATTCGCAATGTACATGCAACTAAGGCAATAGCTGAGTTTGGAGTTGTCTTCTTGCTATTCAATATTGGCCTTGAG CTCTCTGTTGAAAGACTAAGTTCAATGAAGAAATATGTTTTTGGATTGGGCTCTGCTCAG GTCTTGGTCACAGCTGTGGTTGTTGGGGTGGTTGCTCGATATGTGTCTGGGCTGCCTGGTCCTGCTGCAATTGTCATAGGGAATGGCATTGCATTATCTTCAACCGCGGTTGTGCTACAG GTACTTCAAGAACGTGGAGAGAGTACATCACGGCATGGGAGAGCTACGTTTTCTGTGTTACTCTTCCAG gaTTTGGCAGTGGTGGTTTTGCTTATACTAATACCACTTATTTCACCGAGTTCATCCAAGGGAGGG GTTGGTTTCCAAGCCATTGCTGAAGCTCTTGGATTGGCTGCTGTGAAGGCAGTAGTTGCCATCTCAGCCATAATTGCTGGAGGACGATTG CTGCTTCGCCCAGTTTACAAGCAAATCGCTGAGAATCAAAATGCAGAAATATTTTCTGCGAATACACTTCTAGTCATCCTGGCAACCAGTCTGCTAACTGCCAGG GCTGGCCTTTCAATGGCTTTAGGAGCATTTTTGGCTGGCTTGCTTTTGGCGGAAACCGAATTCTCATTACAGGTTGAATCCGATATTGCACCGTACCGTGGTCTCCTATTGGGTCTATTCTTTATGACG GTTGGAATGTCCATTGATCCAAAACTTCTAGTTTCAAACTTCCCAGTTATTGCCGGATCATTGGGGCTTTTAATTGCTGGGAAGACCATCTTGGTTGCACTTGTTGGCAGAATATTTGGTATTTCAATGGTATCTGCGATAAGAGTTGGCCTTCTACTTGCACCTGGTGGAGAATTTGCATTTGTAGCATTTGGTGAAGCTGTTAACCAG GGTATAATGTCTTCCCAGTTGTCATCATTGCTGTTTCTCGTGGTTGGAATTTCAATGGCTCTCACACCATGGTTAGCTGCTGGAGGCCAATTGATAGCTTCTCGCTTTGAACTGCAGGATGTTCGAAGTCTATTACCTGATGAAAATGAG ACAGATGATCTACAAGACCATATAATTATATGTGGCTTTGGACGTGTTGGTCAG ATTATTGCCCAGCTTCTTTCAGAGCGACTGATTCCTTTTGTTGCTCTTGACGTAAGAAG TGATCGAGTTTCTGTTGGACGTGCACTTGACCTTCCTGTATACTTTGGTGATGCGGGTAGTCGAGAG GTCCTCCACAAAATTGGTGCTGAAAGAGCATGTGCTGCTGCAGTAACTTTAGATAGTCCTGGCGCAAATTATAGAGCTGTCTGGGCTTTAAGCAAGTATTTTCCAAACGTGAAAACATTTGTCCGTGCTCACGATGTTGATCATGGCCTAAATTTAGAGAAAGCTGGGGCAACTGCA GTTGTTCCCGAGACTTTGGAACCTAGTTTGCAATTGGCAGCTGCTGTCCTTGCACAA GCCAAATTACCAACATCAGAGATAGCAGCTACAATCAATGAATTCAGAACCCGCCATCTCTCCGAGCTCACAGAG CTTTCTGAAACGAGTGGAAGCTCACTTGGTTACGGGTTTTCCGGAACGATGAGTAAACCTAAATCTCAGCATTCTGATTCTTCGGACGAGAACCAACTACTTGAAGGAACGCTAGCAATATGA